A genomic segment from Marinitoga sp. 1197 encodes:
- a CDS encoding glycoside hydrolase family 13 protein, with protein sequence MEAKIGYQIFPDRFYSYYNRGNTPWETPIINDEKAGKRLYGGDLKGIEKKIDYFKDLGIDFIYLTPIFTANSNHRYDAIDYFKIDPVLGDENDLKNLINSLHKENIELYLDIALNHMSDKSIWFKKALEGKKEKDYFRKENGYYTFWRDHSSLVELNLENPQLQKILWQDENSVMKKWMKLGVDHWRLDCAYDLGFNILKDIVKHIKLSGNHEIIGEVWAYPKDWIEIMDGIMNYYYTDIIINYLTGNLSGKTSSEILNKVIMDSGLKILKSWNMLSSHDSARIKNIFGTNWEMAVIMQFTLPGSPLIYYGEEIGMTGDNDPFCRGVMEWEKVDNQNEVLKFYKKLIKLFKNSDALKKGNYYEVISNDNDILAYYRKYKNIKDSKLIIINPTDKEKDIHLYFNESLLLDAMHMKDHFSSNRLYIAMGSVKGKIPPNSYGIYYMELKEYRTYSAYKRL encoded by the coding sequence ATGGAAGCTAAAATTGGTTATCAGATATTTCCTGATAGATTTTACTCTTATTATAACAGAGGAAATACACCATGGGAAACTCCTATTATAAATGATGAAAAAGCAGGAAAAAGATTGTATGGTGGCGACTTAAAAGGCATTGAGAAAAAAATAGATTATTTTAAAGATCTGGGAATCGATTTTATATATCTCACGCCTATTTTTACAGCTAATAGTAACCACAGATATGATGCAATAGATTATTTTAAAATAGACCCAGTTTTGGGTGATGAAAATGATCTTAAAAATTTAATAAATTCTCTTCATAAAGAAAATATAGAGTTATATCTTGACATTGCTTTAAATCATATGAGCGACAAAAGTATCTGGTTTAAAAAAGCTCTAGAAGGAAAAAAGGAAAAGGATTATTTTAGAAAAGAAAATGGATATTATACTTTCTGGCGCGATCATTCATCACTGGTAGAATTAAATCTGGAAAATCCACAGTTACAAAAAATATTATGGCAGGATGAGAATTCTGTGATGAAAAAATGGATGAAATTAGGAGTTGATCATTGGCGCCTTGATTGTGCTTATGATCTTGGATTCAATATTTTAAAAGATATAGTAAAACATATAAAATTATCTGGTAATCACGAGATTATTGGCGAAGTATGGGCATATCCTAAAGATTGGATAGAGATAATGGATGGTATTATGAATTATTACTATACAGATATTATTATAAACTATTTAACAGGAAATTTAAGCGGAAAAACCTCATCTGAAATTTTAAATAAAGTTATAATGGATAGTGGTTTGAAAATCCTAAAATCATGGAATATGCTCTCTTCTCATGATTCAGCAAGAATTAAAAATATATTTGGAACCAATTGGGAAATGGCTGTAATTATGCAATTTACATTACCTGGTAGCCCTTTAATATATTACGGCGAAGAAATTGGGATGACTGGAGATAATGATCCATTTTGCCGTGGAGTTATGGAATGGGAAAAGGTTGATAATCAAAATGAAGTTCTAAAATTTTATAAAAAACTTATAAAGTTATTTAAAAATTCTGATGCTTTAAAAAAGGGAAATTATTATGAAGTTATTTCCAATGATAATGATATACTTGCTTATTATAGAAAATATAAAAATATAAAAGATTCCAAATTGATAATAATTAATCCAACGGATAAAGAAAAGGATATACATTTATATTTTAACGAATCCCTGCTACTGGATGCCATGCACATGAAAGACCATTTTAGTAGTAATAGATTATACATTGCTATGGGCAGTGTAAAAGGAAAAATACCCCCCAATTCTTATGGCATATACTATATGGAATTAAAAGAATACAGGACATATTCTGCTTATAAAAGATTATAA
- a CDS encoding GNAT family N-acetyltransferase has protein sequence MNIRKAKENDKKDLVEVTRYSWDDDYIPEVFDDWVKEKNGNFYVIEEKNKVIGCGRMKEIKPGIFWLEGLRVHKNFRNKGYARKLTEFFLKLAGEKGYKKIMFSTYFENVESRHIMENYGFVVFSKYKWLYFNEKKYNELSDENFKIAEDFEKIKNYIFNSIEYKYFNYISFAWTFIEFDVELLKYIFDRKEIFIKESEGEIETLVILSEYLQKNNTLSISFISGDIETALDFSIYQYLKKEKSYLNIMIPEELHIKNKFLNKGFLEEDNEKTNVLLYVLE, from the coding sequence ATGAATATTAGAAAGGCTAAAGAAAATGATAAAAAGGATTTAGTTGAAGTAACAAGGTATTCCTGGGATGATGATTATATACCAGAAGTTTTCGATGACTGGGTAAAAGAAAAAAATGGGAATTTTTATGTGATTGAGGAAAAAAATAAAGTAATCGGGTGTGGAAGGATGAAAGAAATAAAGCCGGGTATCTTCTGGCTTGAAGGGTTACGTGTTCATAAAAATTTTAGAAACAAAGGTTATGCTAGAAAATTGACAGAATTTTTTCTTAAATTAGCAGGTGAAAAAGGGTATAAAAAAATAATGTTTTCAACTTATTTTGAAAATGTCGAAAGCAGACATATAATGGAAAATTATGGATTTGTTGTTTTTTCAAAATATAAATGGTTGTATTTCAATGAGAAAAAATATAATGAATTATCAGATGAAAATTTTAAAATTGCTGAAGATTTTGAAAAAATAAAAAATTATATATTTAATTCTATTGAATACAAATATTTTAATTATATTTCATTTGCCTGGACATTTATAGAATTTGATGTAGAACTATTAAAATATATTTTTGATAGGAAAGAAATATTTATAAAAGAAAGTGAAGGGGAAATTGAAACCTTAGTTATTTTAAGCGAATATCTGCAAAAAAATAACACATTATCAATATCTTTTATTTCGGGAGATATTGAAACAGCATTGGATTTTTCAATATATCAATATTTAAAAAAAGAAAAATCATATCTTAATATTATGATTCCAGAAGAGCTGCATATTAAAAATAAATTTTTAAATAAGGGGTTTTTAGAAGAAGATAATGAAAAAACAAATGTTCTGTTGTATGTTCTTGAATAA